The proteins below come from a single Cervus elaphus chromosome 4, mCerEla1.1, whole genome shotgun sequence genomic window:
- the UBA2 gene encoding SUMO-activating enzyme subunit 2: MALSRGLPRELAEAVAGGRVLVVGAGGIGCELLKNLVLTGFSHIDLIDLDTIDVSNLNRQFLFQKKHVGRSKAQVAKESVLQFYPKANIIAYHDSIMNPDYNVEFFRQFILVMNALDNRAARNHVNRMCLAADVPLIESGTAGYLGQVTTIKKGVTECYECHPKPTQRTFPGCTIRNTPSEPIHCIVWAKYLFNQLFGEEDADQEVSPDRADPEASWEPMEAEARARASSEDGDIKRISTKEWAKSTGYDPVKLFTKLFKDDIRYLLTMDKLWRKRKPPVPLDWAEVQSQGEETSASDQQNEPPLGLKDQQVLDVKSYACLFSKSIETLRVHLAEKGDGAELIWDKDDPSAMDFVTSAANLRMHIFSMNMKSRFDIKSMAGNIIPAIATTNAVIAGLIVLEGLKILSGKIDQCRTIFLNKQPNPRKKLLVPCALDAPNPNCYVCASKPEVTVRLNVHKVTVLTLQDKIVKEKFAMVAPDVQIEDGKGTILISSEEGETEANNHKKLSEFGIRNGSRLQADDFLQDYTLLINILHSEDLGKDVEFEVVGDAPEKVGPKQAEDAAKSITNGSDDGAQPSTSTAQEQDDVLIVDSDEEGPSNNADISEDERSRKRKLDEKESVSAKRSRVEQAEELDEVIALD; this comes from the exons ATGGCACTGTCGCGGGGGCTGCCCCGGGAGCTGGCTGAGGCCGTGGCCGGGGGCCGGGTCCTGGTGGTGGGGGCGGGCGGCATCGGCTGCGAGCTCCTCAAAAACCTCGTGCTCACTGGCTTCTCCCACATCGACCTG ATTGATCTGGATACTATTGATGTCAGCAACCTCAACAGGCAGTTTTTGTTTCAAAAGAAACATGTTGGAAGATCAAAGGCCCAG gtTGCCAAAGAGAGTGTACTGCAGTTTTACCCGAAAGCTAATATCATAGCCTACCATGACAGCATCATGAA CCCTGACTATAATGTGGAATTTTTTCGACAATTTATATTGGTTATGAATGCTTTAGATAACAGAG CTGCCCGCAACCATGTTAATAGAATGTGTCTAGCAGCTGATGTCCCTCTTATTGAGAGTGGAACTGCTGGTTATCTTGGGCAAGTAACCACTATCAAAAAG GGTGTGACCGAGTGTTACGAATGTCATCCCAAACCAACCCAGAGAACTTTTCCTGGCTGTACAATTCGTAACACACCTTCAGAACCTATTCATTGCATTGTCTGGGCGAAGTATTTGTTCAa CCAGTTGTTTGGAGAAGAAGATGCTGATCAAGAAGTATCTCCTGACAGAGCTGACCCTGAAGCTTCCT GGGAACCAATGGAAGCTGAAGCCAGAGCCAGAGCATCTAGTGAAGATGGTGACATTAAACGTATTTCCACCAAGGAATGGGCTAAATCAACTGGATATGATCCAGTTAAACTTTTTACCAAG CTTTTTAAAGATGATATCAGGTATCTATTGACTATGGACAAACTATGGCGGAAAAGGAAACCTCCAGTTCCATTGGATTGGGCTGAAGTGCAAAGTCAAG GAGAAGAAACCAGTGCATCAGATCAACAAAATGAACCCCCGTTAGGTCTGAAAGACCAGCAGGTTCTAGATGTCAAGAGCTATGCGTGTCTTTTTTCAAAGAGCATTGAGACTTTGAGAGTTCATTTAGCAGAAAAGGGGGATGGAGCTGAGCTCATATGGGACAAG GATGACCCATCGGCAATGGATTTTGTCACCTCTGCTGCAAATCTCAGGATGCATATTTTCAGTATGAATATGAAGAGCAGATTCGATATCAAAT caatGGCAGGGAACATTATTCCTGCTATCGCTACTACTAATGCAGTGATTGCTGGGTTGATagtattggaaggactgaagattTTATCAGGAAAAATAGACCAGTGTAGAACA atTTTTTTGAATAAACAACCAAACCCAAGAAAGAAGCTTCTTGTGCCTTGTGCACTGGATGCTCCCAACCCTAACTGTTACGTATGTGCCAGCAAGCCAGAGGTGACTGTGCGGCTGAATGTTCATAAAGTGACTGTTCTCACCTTACAAGATAAG attgtgaaagaaaaatttgctATGGTAGCACCAGATGTCCAAATTGAAGATGGAAAAGGAACAATCCTAATATCTtcagaagagggagagacagaag ctAATAATCACAAGAAATTGTCAGAATTTGGAATTAGAAATGGGAGCCGACTTCAAGCAGATGACTTCCTTCAGGACTACACTTTATTGATCAACATCCTTCATAG TGAAGACCtaggaaaggatgttgaatttgaaGTTGTTGGTGATGCCCCAGAAAAAGTGGGGCCCAAGCAAGCTGAAGATGCTGCCAAAAGCATAACCAATGGCAGCGACGACGGAGCTCAGCCTTCTACATCCACAG caCAAGAGCAAGATGATGTGCTCATAGTTGATTCGGATGAAGAAGGTCCCTCAAATAATGCTGATATCAGTGAAGACGAAAGAAGTCGCAAGAGGAAGCTAGATGAGAAAGAGAGTGTCAGTGCGAAAAGGTCACGCGTAGAGCAGGCAGAGGAGCTTGATGAGGTTATAGCATTAGATTGA